From Venturia canescens isolate UGA chromosome 3, ASM1945775v1, whole genome shotgun sequence:
CGAGCCTGCATCGTTCGAAGAGTTTTTTCCcctcgaatttttcactttcatgGGAGTACGGAAATTTGTCAACAcattaaaatcaaattctgCATCGATCTAATGAATCAATGCCTAATAACTGGTTCGTCGATTCTCGTCAATGATCTCTCGGCCAGTGGCCTTCGATCTCAATATTCACTGTTACAAAACGTCGTTCCACATcacgaataaaaatcaatgaacaGGATCAAACGATCTTATCGAAGCCAATTTTGCGTACGAAACTCGTAATGCAAATACGTTTTGATACAAGGAATTGCGAAACGTGCCGGACGGAGCTCGTACTCCATCTCCGCCCGAGTCCGAGACCGCGAAAGACGCGTTTCCTCGCAACACCGTAGGCGAATTAAAATAACGGAGACTCCAAACTTTCGTGAATAATTCTTCTCAAAAGGattcaaaattgttaaaaaggagaaaaactcgaaagaaaAACCGAGTCGATCGAACCGATAATCCTTCGGAACGTCTCCGCCCTAAGGATCCTTCGACCGAGGGTTAAAAGTTCTGATTGGCAGCTTCACAAAGAGGATAAGGTCGTTTCACAATGCACCTAGAATCAGGAGTTCTCTCCGTCCGTTTTCATCCTCCATTTTCTCTTCTCAGCGTGTTGTACCTCGCCTCGAGTATTAACCGTtaagtcatttttttccccggGAGCCGATCATTAGTAGTGACACTGATGGATTAcgtgaaaatcgacattgCAACATACGCCCGCCAAGTTACGAGTCGCTGGGGCTCGGGTCTTGGGGCACGATGACGTATGGCGTGGAGGCTCGTAGTCAATCGCTTCAATGAATTCATAGCTCTCGCGGTGATATCTGTAAGCCTTTTATATTCAGGATGCTAccgaaattatgaaaaattgtaattccATAGAGTCGGTAGGCCGAGTTCGACTTTCCCTGGAAGTAAATCATCATCAAACTCGTGGCAAATTGCGAAGTGAAGTATCAACAGTTCGAATACGCAGTAATAATACGTTTATTTAGAGTCTCGAGTTGGCGAGACATCCGGAGCTTTAATGAGAATTTCTCGTTATGTAAATTGATGCCTGATGTATCGCGTGATCGATTAAATGCCCGCTTAGGATCTCCCGTCGATTCCCcgctcgaaaaaattttctaattCATCGTAGGAGCCAATTAATTAAACGGTTGTTTCTCGGAGCTTCGTTAAGTGTCTCTTCAGTGAAACAAACACGAATATTTCTCCTCGAACACGCTCTTTTAATGTCACACTCGAGGCTTTTGTCATTATAACGCTTGTGAATGCCCTCGCGCGCGGAGCTACATTTACGAACAACGTACCCGTCGTTACTTCGAGTCATTCCAATTGTTATGCAACCCTGCGATATGCACCATCAACGCATAATTCTTACCTTCTATTACGGGCatatgttttcattttttattcaataatactCGACGATTTATTACGTGATCGTCCCTCAATGcggaattttcattgatttacgTTTCATTGAACCAAACTTTTGTTCTCAATCGTTCTCGTCTCCCCTCGACTCGCCGCATTGTTCTGATGAATGAACACGAGTGAATCGAGCTAGTGCGCAACCAAGTGCTTTTCAACTAACGGATTAATTCATAGCTTCCGAATGATTCTCAAGTTTGTACCTTTTACATTCAACCGTCCTTCttcaattcgttttttcagtttttttaccCACATTTACGTTGAGCTGGGCCGAGTTCTCATCGAAAGACCCATTTTTTaggtttcatttattaacTGAGAACAAAAGTGTCGGTTTATCGACCCAGTTACAGTTTGTGAAACCTCCACGGCTTTTCAATTCGATTGAGCTATTTTATTTCAAGATTCGATTATcggtttcgtaagaaacgacGTCCAATGTGAcgaaactcgatgaaaaagtGTCTCCGGATTGTTTGGAAGCGCGTGGCTCCGACGCGAGCATACGCGATGAGACAattattcgtatttttccttcttcaattattcaaagcataaaatttaattggaaaaaacgagaattcaaTTATCTTGGAAAAAAGTGTTCCATTTACGAAGTTCGATTTTCCCGTTTACCAAGCGAAACCTGACACTCCGATAAGCTGTATCTCGGAAGCTGCCGCAGAACTTTGGACATAGAACACGTATAGATGTGCACGTGTCACATAGACATGAATCACGGTGATGAGCGATCGCCCCTCCCGGACTTTGCTCTCTGTGTATTCAGCATACAAAACGTCTCGATGTTGCGTAAATACTCTTTGTTGAAATTCCCTCGTGCAACAAAATTGCTCCAACTTTTTCTCGCCCCCCGCTTCCTCCAATTTTCGAAGAGAGTCCACCGAATTCTTTGTCCGgaattcggtgaaaaaaatgattttcgagcAGAACGAGCGTTTGCGACGAATTTGCAAAAGTTTTTCTCGCATTTTTTGTATCGCGACGGATAtttagacatttttttactaTCATTTCGTTTGTGGAGCAAACAATAATGTTATCGACTTTATTTTCCAGCTGAAAAAACGATCCTGAAGTCGGTGAGTGGCCGGTTACGATCCAGCGAACTTACCGCAATCATGGGACCTTCGGGAGCCGGGAAATCGACGCTTCTCAACATTCTCACTGGCTACAAGTGAGTCAACTATCGATTTCTCCATCTACCAAAACTAGCGATAGATTATTGAGGGTTTGACGATAAATGTACTGATAAATTAAGCAACTTTGTTTGCACGAGGCTCATCATTCGAAGCGAACAAAAACTCGTTCGCGTGTGTCTCCAAGCATGAGGCAAATCTGGCGATACGATGCGGACACTTGATAAAGCACGAGGAAAAATGGGCTTCGAGTACTTCAATTTTATACTCATTTAGGGCGAATTTTTTATCCTCGATTATCGTATCGAATGTAATCGCATAAAAATAACATGAAAACGAATATTTCTCGAAGGTTTTTGTCATTCATTATTTAATTCAATGACGAACACTGGCCCGAGAATCATTTGGATCGTGCAACGATGAGGAAGAACTTTCGAAGGTGCATGAATCTCAAAAaactttttgcttttttgtcGAGTGTAAAAAGACGATTGAAATTCATCGACTTCTGGCGCTTTTCGATTCATATTAAGAAAGtcaaaaaccttttttcttctgcagACAAACTTTGGACCATTCTGTCACTGCCCGCCCGGACAAACGTCGGAGATTccgagacgaagaaaaagtggGTTAAAAGCTCTGCTTTCGACGGGTTTTAGGATTATTCTCACGTCCAATTATGTTGTTTAGTCGGAACTCGTGAATGACGATTTCGAACAAGAGTGCCGTCGATTTCgagttatttttcgaaatgcttACTCGACCAGCGGTTTCGTGTGCTTTTCTTCCGATCTCTCCAACCGCACGCTTTCTGTTgtgctttttttctcgctccggACACTCACGTCACATTGCTGGACAAAGTTAGTTGACCGGATTCAGACCCCGGACAGGGACCTACGCAACTCCATTTATGTAGATTTTTCACACAGCGGCGCTCCCGGCGTCGTCTGTGCAAAGATGAAATCGAAACAgcacgaaaaaatgtaaagtgAATAGAAAGTCGAAAGAAATGACGAAAAGGAGCGGATTTGCGATCGTTTTTCGTCCGAAAAACATTTGAagcatttcgatttttcaatggaaatctTTGACCCTCGTCTTTACGAATGGCCGAGTCGAAAAAGAAAGCTACGATTCCAGTCTTTCTGGATCGAAATCCTTTTGCGAATAATTCGcttcgaaatattgaaattcttaaGAATTTCGATCATTTGACCCGATCGCAGAAATGACGCATTTTTATCTTTCCTTCTTTCGATGCAAATTTCCGAATGTCCGACAGAGATCAAAATCCGAGTAATTGCTGAACCCTAAAGTAGGAATATCGTTTTTGTgatttcatcaatttcctCGTAACGTAAAAAGTTTTTACGATCAGCTTCAATTGATTGACTTAAAGAAAAACAACATCGCGAGCACTTTGCTCGTAATTGTTACCGTTTCACGGTGCATATAGTATTTTTaataactttaaaaaaaaaacttcgctGAGTCGATGAATCAGTCCTCCGCATCCCAGGAGacgcctgtttttttttcaatcccatTTAAAAACTACGATGACAAGAGGACTCGAACTGCTTTTTATCCCTCTTCGATTTGCACATATCCGAAGCGTGATgatgacacgaaaatcgtTATATCACGCGTTGATACATAAACGTACATTTGTTACGGATATCGTTGAGACTTCCGGCTCGTTGTTCAACCGGATATGAGGAGACGATAACAGTTCGGGGCTGCCTCGTTCTTGCATTGTTTAGATTTCGACGTGCAAAGCGTGTTTACGTTTCGGTGATTTCGATTGACATTCCAAGACGTTCGAGCCATGCAGTCGGTTTTCAAAACTCGAATACGTTTTTGGTTCccttgttttttcattctggTAGCAATAATCGTCGATTTTAAAGaagcataaaaaataaattattcaagaaCGTTGACAGGCAAATGTAAATTGGATCGCGCCTATTTCGAAAACCCCACCAAGTTCGAttctgttttttattcatatattcacggttgaatttttcataaacagAATTGATAATTCAACATTTTGTTAGGCAAATGttgcgaattttttcgatatttttgtactttttattcacacaagttcgtttcttttcaaagaaaaaaacattttcgatgTTATTTACGACTGTCTCGGTTTCTCGAAGAGCCTCGTTGCTGCCATGTAAtgcagttttttttcgttaacgaTTGATTTATAAGTTTGCTAATGGAGGTTCTCGAGCACAAAGCGTTTTAGCAAGAGAAATGACATTGCCGCTACTGTGGACTTCAAATGAGATTTCGTACGTCATATGTACGCTTGATGACGATAGTCACGATCTGACTGATTACGATTATGATAATGATGACATTTCGCGAGATCGAAGATGAAGCCTTCGCTTggtttttctttaataatttcgTGCACAATCGTGCACAAACGGAGATGAATTTTTCAGCTCAACTTTGCATCGTACAACGAATCGATTGTTCAATCCTTTTCCACGAATGTTATACCGACATTTGGAAAACGTTCACGAGTTTCTGCTTTCCATACGAATCGCGATCGCTCGTTGAATGAATTTCAAAGGTTTTTTTCATGCCTTCGCATTTGTGTTCTTGAGAAATTTCgcaatttcaaattatttataaacatGACGATGACAGTTGTTTTAAATCTCAGTCCGCGCTCGTTGTACTCGCGATGAATTCGAGCTCTGCCAcgtgtttttcatattttttcaacgatctcCGATTTCCTGTTGAGATTCCCCCAATGTTTTGGCGCCCATGATCTTTGCTGTCGTTTTTCAACAGTTCTTTCTTCATAAAGCCGCTTTTGGAACTCATCAGTATTCATATAAACTCGAGCGAAGTGTTCAGGTTCACGAATTTCTCGAATTCGACATTTTAATCGTGAATTTTAATATTCGTGAGCATTTATCGAgctaattcgataaaaaatatttcacgcaTGCTTCGAATTCGATCGCGTCAGGCATTCCGCTTCCGCACGTTTTATCCTCgagttttttcgttgttttttgtcCCCGCGGATGCATGCATCCTCGGAACTATGACGGAGCGCCATTTTTGAAAGTTGCTTGTACGGAAGAAAGTGAGAGGCCGTTTCGCTTCGACTTGTTAACTCTGACGAATGTTACTCAGATCGCAAAACCGAGTAGACGAACAATTTCACCGCCTCGATTCCAGAACGTCGTTCATACGTCCCAGTCTTCCGGAAATCAGTGCGGAATAAGAGAGACGCGAGTTTTCGTCGCCTCACTTGTTTACGAAATTTCTTGTACGTCAACGTACTCCGATTACAAAATCCTCGTAATAATCGTTATGAAAACTCAGCATAACAATTGTTTTTGTAGCTCATTCATCATCGATCGAGTTATTTCGCAGTATCGAACTTCTCCgaaccaacatttttcgtttcgaGTTTTCCTCGATCAACTCGTTTGATGGAAGCCATAAAAACCtggaatgattttatttcctttttccatGAAGATTCTCAGAGTTTCAAAACCAGTTCGTCAGTCGAGTCGCGAACAAGCTGAAGTGCTTCGCTCAAACTCTCTTAATGGCGcagcttttatttttctttatatttaaaaagcaaaaaagtcACTGAAAAATTGAAGCCTCCATGTCCGGAAGCTGCTTTTCCTGGCGTTGTTTGGTCTTgccaaaatttcgttgaaataaatCGCAAAAAAGGATTTGGCTTCCAGCGAGGTTCGACTAATCTGAGTACAATCAGGCGTTTTcgaattcaacaaagcaaccgATTGCTGGTGACTTGGAGCTGCTGAGCCTCGACGTCTGTTTCGCCGCAAGTGTGCCGAGCCGAGAAACTTGTGGTTTCTTATTTGCCACATGCTTACGTCATCCCCGTGATATATGAAATGCATTTGTTTCTTTTGTCGAATTATCATCCTGCTGAAAGAAATCTCCAtgctgaaaatttgacgtgcGAAGATGAATTTATGCATAGAACATTCGCTGCAGCTCGTAAAACGTGCTTTGAGGAAATGAAGAGTCGAATCATACGCCGAATAAATGACTTTCGTTCAGTGGCAAGAGGATTCGAACTTTATTACAGCGAAGATTTGTTTTTCATGCATTTATTTGCTACTGTAAAAAAGGGAGACCCAAGAAAATTGGAGTCTTTTAATTGACGAGAGAATTTCGTCACTTGATTTcataaattcagaaaaaaatttcgtatttcTTTAAATTAACATTGACTCAACGAGGCGAAGAGAAAATTGTCGTTTCGCTTCAACTGCCTGAGTAAATGGCAGCGTCGTTATGGCGTTGAAAGAATCCGGATTAATTAACATGCACGTACGAGCCCGGGTCATCTTGGTGTCAAGGCGATTTCCGTATTCACTGTGCAGTATTTCCCAGGCCGGCccgtaatattttattatcgaAAACAAGATCAGTTGGATCATTGCGAAACACATCTTTAACTTTGTATATTATTCTTCGTCGGACGGAACGAAGAAAAACTAAGTGAatgtttttcacataaaaagcGTCGCGCACCGAAAGAAGCAGCATtttttccttgattttttctttattccttttttttgtccGATAAGTCGGTTTgttctcgtgtttttttcctcaacgaaTAAATCTTCTCGATGAGTATGAACCTTGTGACGAGTAGAAgtcaaaatttttgacttcccgaaaaaaaatggtaaattcATTCAACCAAAAGAGggtggaaaaataaatcaggGATAAACGAAATCTCATAAAAACATTTGGAATTCTTACTCCAATTTTTGTATTCCAATTTTCTCGTTATACCGTTTGCGTGTGACGGTGAATCCGTCACTGTATTACGGTCACGCAAGCCTTCTGACAGTTCTTGATAATGTTGTGACGCAACATCGAAAGAGGAATGTTGAAATGCCTTTTGGAAAACTCATATCAAAGTGGTTATGAATTAGCTTTTTGTATAGATACTTTATCTAAATGTCAGGTCATCTTACCTCGTCATCCGCGAGCTCCGAAACTTGGATGGAAATTTGAACGGACTTATGTTGAGCCAGAATTAAacgattttgttgattttatCTACGAATTCATCGACGTTGTTCTCAAGCTCGTACTATTCATTATGTGCTTTTGTGATTTCATAAAACCTTCGGTTAATCATAGCAAAATAAAGTGAAGAAATTATGCTCTGTCGTAAGAAACTATGTCTCGCTGTGAGGAAACATTTATGAACAAAGTTATGCTTTGTTTTATAGGCAGTGGTTTGAGCTGCGAGAAAATCATGAGCGTTTTTCGTGGTCCACGAAAACAGCATGTTTGTGTCTttacaaaatgaaatttatggcTGACATTTTTCTGGATTTTGACAAAACAGAAATTTTGTTCActcgaaaaattgacgttcGTTGCTGACTTGAGAAAAGCagctttatttttcctttactGAGGtgacattgatttttttctttcacagaACGAGCGGAGTCGAAGGTAGCATCACAATGAACGGTCACGAGAGGAATCTAAGTGCGTTCAGAAAGCTTTCGTGCTACATTATGCAGGACAATCAGCTGCACGGAAATCTTACTGTCGAGGAGGCCATGAAGGTGGCATCGAGTCTGAAACTGAGTAGCAACCTCCCTAAAACTGAGAAAGAGGAAGTGGTTAGTATCGACaaaacgtttaaaaaaaatgcgatCGTTCAAGACGATAAATTTGAGGAGGGAAAATAAATGAGTCGTCGAACCGCCCTGCAGCATTTTTGTTCGTGCGAAAGGggaattgatttttctgttttctatTAAAAGATCCAAGAAATTCTCGAGACTCTTGGATTGGCCGAGCATCGACGTACGATGACCTCGAACCTGAGCGGCGGACAAAAAAAACGGCTCTCCATAGCCCTTGAACTGGTCAACAACCCTCCCATCATGTTCTTCGACGAGCCGACGAGGTGAGCAACCTTTCTCCCTCTATGAATTCACTCTTTTATGGCTTTTATTCACCCTTGCGATCAGCTTTTCTCGTACGAATAAATACCAACGTAAACTCCATCAAGGTCATCTTGGGGGGGGGAAGAACCTTCGTCCGATTAAACGATGTTGTTGTTGTCGTCGATAACAATAATTCTGTTGATCCAGTATGGAAAATTCCCGCGAGACGCGAAGAGCATCGATTCtcgtttccttcttttttgtcCTGGTACCACAGTCGCACGCGCTGGATCCTGAATTTCATTAGCGTCTTTATCTTTTCACGTCGTACAGCGCTTGTGACCGAATTTTCGTTCCGGAGAAAGCGAATAAtcatatttcaagagtactttttatctctgttactTTCACTTACAGCGGAGGTAACGAGACTTTGCCGAAAGATTTTTCCCTTCGAGAAACTTTGGAACTACGCACACTTTCTGGATCCTCGTATCGGTTGCGTATCGAGCCGGGCTGTAAATAAATGTTTGATTACACTTTTATTGTTGTTCTGACTTTTGCACTCTGCAAAGGGACGTGACGATTCGCTCACTTTTACTCTCAGCGACGATTATGGAGacgaaatattaaatttttatgacaAAACGTAAACGTTTTACGATTGGTGCGGAAGCTTCAGGCAAATTGACCACCGGCGGGATCCTCGAGATATCGATTACTCGAGTTCTTCATTTTTTGctccaaacgttttttttccttctttttccttttccataAATCTTCAACGATCGCAGAAGACGTTGGAGAATGTGATTCAGAttattttcatgctttttttgtttcagtgGCCTAGATTCATCCTCCTGTTTCCAATGCATCTCGCTGCTGAAGACACTTGCTCGGGGTGGACGTACGATAATATGTACGATACATCAGCCAAGTGCTCGTTTGTTCGAGATGTTCGACGCCCTTTATACTCTGGCCGAAGGTCAGTGCGTTTATCAAGGCTCGACCTCACAACTCGTACCGTTTCTACGATTCCAGGGGCTCAATTGTCCGAGTTATCACAATCCGGCATCTTTCAGTAAGTTTTTAACTGTAACGACTTTTTTCGGGACTTTTGACGCAGTTctttgaaacgtttttttatttatttctggcCATGGCAGTTGTTTCGTGTAATGAGCACAGTCAGAATGACGTCTACGGTACTAAGCGATTTTTATAAATGCTATTTTAGGTCTATAACATTTCCCGAAAATTCACCAGCCATTAATTCACACTCGAGAATCAAAGACTTTTTTACGAGCGTGTTGACGCTTCTTGTGAAATCTCTTCGGATCTCctttcattccattttttgtGTCCACTCTCAAATACAACTTCGCACATTTGTAGCTTGTACGTTGTACCCGAGATACCCTGAACTCGActtctatatttttattccggaTGGTTTATGGGCATACAAGAgtcggaattttttcagatcttCATTGCCCAGAGTCAAGATCATTCGCGGTTCATAATAACTCAACAATCAAGCAATCTCAACTCAatctattttttaatgttcatacagttttttttcagtattttatgttatttttttctccataaaAATAGACTGTCTTTTGTGACAAAAATGTCAATGATTTCGCTCCATATTTTGGGctttttctaaaaaatttaTACATTCATAAGAAGCATCGATATTTTTGAACTGacgtttttcacaatttttgacCTTCCAACAAAAACTGCTTCGCgaataataaggagcataaTATTACGAACTCTTTCGTTGCTCACGTTCCATGAATGTCCGTATCTGATTTTCGATTGttcaaaatgatttgatgaatttattaattagttcCTTTTAAAAACTCTCACAGTTATCGAAGTTGCCTGCGGCGAATACGGCGACAATATCAAGACCCTCGtgaatgcaattaaaaatGGAAAGCACGATATTCGCGCGGGTCAACCGTTTCCCGATCTCAAAGGAGAGCCCCTGAACAACTCGGTCGTGTCAACCGAAAACGAAAGAACCGGTTGGAAGTatggtttaacgaaaaatccggaagaaatgaaagaaatcgtCAGCAAGGACAAAAATGACGTCAGTACGATCGAAGACAAATTTCCGGAGAATAAAGCCAACGAAGTTGCCAACCTTAATATCATTCCAAGTTCGACGACGAATGATATCGTTAAACAAGGTGAAAtgccaaatttatttttctttttatccatAAATGATCAAGAATTAGAGTTctggaaaaatttgaattcaagTTACTTGAGTTTGCCCATCTCTTGAATGACCAAAAGTTTCTTTTTGACATTTTGATCCGATTGAAATACTTGCCTTTTTTCCgaagataaatatttttttctgaatccCAATCAGACGAGACTACATTAGCGATTGAAGAGAAGAAGGATAACGTTGAAATGTCTCTCCTGGATGAAACGATGGTCGTTACGCCTAAAAGATATCCAACTTCGGAGTTCAAGCAATTTTGGATCGTACTGAAAAGAACTCT
This genomic window contains:
- the LOC122408389 gene encoding ATP-binding cassette sub-family G member 4, with product MKVEGNSSREDDGNGILLQPRKGSIVRLQITPAKQKTITHLPKRPPVDLAFTDLTYTVREGRKNTEKTILKSVSGRLRSSELTAIMGPSGAGKSTLLNILTGYKTSGVEGSITMNGHERNLSAFRKLSCYIMQDNQLHGNLTVEEAMKVASSLKLSSNLPKTEKEEVIQEILETLGLAEHRRTMTSNLSGGQKKRLSIALELVNNPPIMFFDEPTSGLDSSSCFQCISLLKTLARGGRTIICTIHQPSARLFEMFDALYTLAEGQCVYQGSTSQLVPFLRFQGLNCPSYHNPASFIIEVACGEYGDNIKTLVNAIKNGKHDIRAGQPFPDLKGEPLNNSVVSTENERTGWKYGLTKNPEEMKEIVSKDKNDVSTIEDKFPENKANEVANLNIIPSSTTNDIVKQDETTLAIEEKKDNVEMSLLDETMVVTPKRYPTSEFKQFWIVLKRTLLFSRRDWTLMYLRLFAHILVGFLIGALYYDIGNDGAKVLSNLGFLFFNMLFLMYTSMTITILSFPLEMPVLTKENFNRWYSLKSYYLAITVSDIPFQSIFCIIYVVIVYFMTSQPTEVMRFSMFLGACLLISFVAQSIGLVVGAAMNVQNGVFLAPVMSVPFLLFSGFFVSFDAIPVYLRWITYLSYIRYGFEATALATYSFARQKLKCRQVYCHFKDPQTTLEELDMLDADFTLDILALILIFVVLRIAAYMFLRWKLKAVR